A region of Allocoleopsis franciscana PCC 7113 DNA encodes the following proteins:
- a CDS encoding metal ABC transporter substrate-binding protein produces MVRFFCHRWLLAIASVTVSVLGHSAVASSATPKVVATNSILCDLTRQVAQESIDLTCLMKPGQDPHTYQLTPSDRRAIEEAQLILYGGYGYEPALEQAIRASELTLQK; encoded by the coding sequence ATGGTTCGTTTTTTCTGTCATCGTTGGTTACTCGCGATCGCCTCGGTCACAGTCAGTGTTTTGGGGCATAGTGCGGTTGCTTCTAGTGCAACTCCAAAAGTAGTTGCCACCAACTCCATTCTCTGTGACTTGACGCGACAAGTTGCCCAGGAGAGCATTGATCTGACCTGCTTGATGAAGCCAGGGCAAGACCCCCATACCTATCAACTCACACCCTCAGATCGTCGGGCGATCGAAGAAGCACAACTGATTCTCTATGGTGGCTATGGCTACGAACCTGCGTTAGAGCAAGCGATTAGAGCCAGTGAATTGACTTTGCAAAAGTGA
- a CDS encoding N-6 DNA methylase produces MPGYNRQAMTHPTTFDEFLTAFFGIFTQRSFRGADFLSYLNRSDAQRSGDEASIVDTAIASPLLGLLGFEAGERVYNQQHLGDRPDFAPTDPVYGTCFIVEDKSTSLALTLDLSDPNSHLSQLRGYMRGVRLGWLLNGKQLTAWKFDDPDNPQRLVDLDISTAIQEWNQGGAPTLSDGINQALHDLFDLFRKEAFTSLQRLEADLALDEEAWQRQALPLGDESGNEPILVEALQSLVLELQRNARRLLANHLTRYAEYQDKANRITDDAVETATQEIQRLRERVLTSLNQIQSLVDLSSDDRATIEAIFLRLEQDARAYISPKELFTEILAILTQAFQQKHANQARPPRAPSTLEGGYTPLNDALKPYVEKVFTWHQRQSTLRQTYQIDIRVHDDYTVWTALVQETMLGGLEEAQRQDEFALQAAYVVFIRLLLIRVCEDKGVFPHRFVSDGGVKNWQENIERYWVFATGNPYSPLLDMAYNNAQNIYAHFFTGRELFNWFLLDQQQLVMTLHQLSRFNFAGVDSDIVGTVYSTYVNRKEKKEKGQYYTPPEIVNYILDEVGYRTGAGIIGANKRLIDPACGSGSFLVAAAKRLVETYKGNANQIDDPASVLDRVQNNLYGFDLNPFACYLSEVNLLIQVLDLVKLAHDKGQRPKIQRFHIYNVDALARPTGTYRSLMFNTLIAEESDQVDQIKSRSPNTPYSNGFAFVVANPPYGASLSDEYKVVLRSDYSDVFFGQPDTYVFFLKLGIELLGIGGKLGFITPNTYLMGTNTATLRKELLDAGRIEQIVDLPQGIWSDANVDCVLIFITKDSDEQRRIEQQPQIYILELRDTLDKLIARDWDEIIVQEQSRWISNQRWEIDIRYDSLMQLIEDACRISVNRNGASTRVLKLEDVTESNQGIIPYKGKEQRRTSNHIRNRRNIPPSDPDWKPLLDSNSSIGRYSLRWGSLKNYIHYGNWLWRARESRYFEQPKIIVIRFRNRALKRRLVAAYDNQDFYVRENYNVIIASDPSYNLKYILALLNSSLLNFWYRRRNDQVTINPAYFRQLPIYPADAETQADLVEKVDRILSKNAQLNEFREQGYVIRKQRDGNTLIEIPYNRLLAEVQQGNPNFSTLTLFDAKAAGLFTIPDRCDLQVSISSNVYTPDRYPTSVVLRHNKLWLVIEDDNIRRYLLGYLKRPQWQGKTWDEIKNQVTLPYEAPDLNTFFTAEQQRRTEIQTLLDEVAQIDAEIDEKVLDLYGITEPSDRQRILGSASSSEEDETDEIEDTAESGSEEVE; encoded by the coding sequence ATGCCTGGTTATAATCGACAGGCTATGACTCATCCAACAACCTTTGACGAATTTTTGACTGCATTCTTTGGCATTTTCACCCAAAGAAGTTTTCGTGGTGCTGATTTTCTGAGTTATCTGAATCGCTCGGATGCTCAACGAAGTGGAGACGAGGCATCGATTGTTGATACAGCGATCGCCAGTCCCCTTTTAGGTCTACTGGGCTTTGAGGCTGGGGAGCGGGTTTATAACCAGCAACATTTGGGCGACCGTCCTGACTTTGCTCCCACTGATCCCGTATATGGGACGTGCTTCATCGTGGAGGACAAGAGTACATCCCTGGCACTAACTCTTGATTTAAGTGATCCCAATAGCCATCTCTCTCAACTTAGAGGCTATATGAGGGGTGTGCGGTTGGGCTGGTTGCTGAATGGTAAGCAGTTAACGGCATGGAAATTTGATGATCCTGATAACCCTCAACGCCTTGTTGATCTTGATATTTCAACAGCAATTCAGGAATGGAATCAGGGAGGAGCACCGACCTTATCAGATGGAATAAACCAGGCACTCCATGATTTATTTGATCTATTTCGTAAAGAAGCTTTCACCAGTCTGCAACGATTAGAAGCAGATCTGGCACTGGATGAGGAAGCATGGCAACGGCAGGCATTGCCTTTAGGAGATGAGAGCGGCAACGAACCTATATTGGTGGAAGCGTTGCAGTCGCTTGTTTTGGAACTTCAGCGCAATGCGAGACGATTGCTGGCGAACCATTTAACTCGTTATGCGGAGTATCAGGATAAGGCAAACCGCATTACTGATGATGCCGTAGAGACGGCAACTCAAGAAATTCAGCGATTGCGAGAGCGGGTTTTAACAAGCCTGAATCAGATTCAAAGCTTGGTTGATTTGAGTTCTGATGATCGAGCCACGATCGAAGCAATCTTCTTACGATTGGAACAGGATGCCAGAGCTTACATCAGCCCCAAAGAGCTATTTACTGAAATTCTGGCAATTTTGACTCAGGCATTTCAGCAGAAACATGCGAACCAGGCAAGACCACCCAGGGCACCATCAACGTTAGAGGGAGGATACACGCCACTCAATGATGCTCTCAAGCCCTACGTTGAGAAGGTGTTTACGTGGCATCAGCGACAGTCCACTCTCCGGCAGACCTATCAGATAGACATTCGAGTGCATGATGACTACACGGTTTGGACTGCTTTGGTGCAGGAAACCATGTTGGGAGGATTAGAGGAAGCTCAACGACAGGATGAATTTGCTTTGCAAGCAGCGTATGTTGTTTTCATTCGGCTGTTGTTGATTCGAGTCTGTGAGGATAAAGGCGTTTTTCCCCATCGGTTTGTGTCAGATGGTGGAGTTAAGAATTGGCAAGAAAATATCGAACGTTACTGGGTGTTTGCGACAGGCAATCCCTACAGCCCGTTGTTAGATATGGCATACAACAATGCCCAAAACATCTACGCCCACTTTTTTACAGGACGAGAGTTATTTAACTGGTTTTTGTTGGATCAACAACAGTTGGTGATGACACTGCACCAACTCAGTCGCTTCAACTTTGCTGGGGTTGATTCGGATATTGTTGGAACCGTTTACAGCACCTATGTCAACCGCAAGGAGAAGAAGGAGAAGGGACAATATTACACCCCTCCAGAAATCGTCAATTATATTTTGGATGAGGTGGGCTATCGGACTGGTGCAGGCATTATTGGAGCTAACAAACGCCTGATTGATCCGGCTTGTGGAAGCGGTTCGTTTTTGGTGGCAGCGGCAAAACGATTAGTCGAAACCTATAAAGGCAATGCTAACCAAATTGACGATCCGGCATCGGTGCTGGATCGTGTGCAAAACAACCTTTATGGGTTCGATCTCAATCCGTTTGCCTGTTACTTATCCGAAGTCAATTTGCTGATTCAGGTCTTAGATCTGGTCAAGCTGGCACATGACAAGGGGCAACGCCCCAAAATTCAACGCTTCCATATTTACAATGTCGATGCTCTGGCGCGACCGACGGGAACCTACCGTTCTCTAATGTTTAATACGTTGATTGCAGAAGAAAGCGATCAGGTGGATCAAATTAAAAGTCGATCGCCCAACACTCCCTATTCCAATGGTTTTGCTTTTGTCGTAGCTAATCCACCTTATGGTGCAAGTTTAAGTGATGAATATAAGGTTGTGCTGAGATCGGATTACTCAGACGTATTCTTTGGTCAACCTGACACTTATGTTTTCTTTCTCAAGCTTGGGATTGAGCTTTTAGGAATTGGAGGCAAGCTTGGTTTCATTACACCGAATACTTATTTAATGGGTACGAATACTGCCACTTTACGCAAGGAGTTATTAGATGCAGGACGTATTGAGCAAATAGTAGACTTACCACAAGGAATATGGTCGGACGCTAATGTTGACTGTGTATTGATATTTATAACAAAGGATAGTGATGAACAGAGACGTATAGAACAACAACCTCAGATTTATATCCTCGAACTGCGCGATACTCTCGATAAGCTGATAGCTAGGGATTGGGATGAAATTATTGTCCAAGAACAATCTCGATGGATAAGCAATCAAAGATGGGAAATCGATATTCGTTATGACTCACTAATGCAGTTAATCGAAGATGCTTGCCGTATCTCTGTTAATAGGAATGGGGCTAGTACAAGAGTGTTGAAATTAGAAGATGTAACAGAAAGTAATCAAGGAATTATTCCTTACAAGGGAAAAGAACAAAGAAGAACAAGCAACCATATTAGAAATCGGCGTAATATTCCACCAAGTGATCCAGATTGGAAACCTTTACTTGATAGCAATAGTTCTATTGGACGTTACTCTTTACGTTGGGGTAGTTTAAAGAACTATATCCATTATGGAAATTGGCTATGGCGTGCTCGTGAATCAAGGTACTTTGAGCAACCAAAAATAATTGTTATAAGATTCCGCAATCGAGCATTAAAACGTCGTTTAGTTGCTGCCTATGATAATCAAGACTTTTATGTAAGGGAGAACTATAACGTAATTATTGCTTCCGATCCAAGTTACAATTTGAAATATATTTTAGCTCTCTTAAACTCATCTCTCTTAAATTTTTGGTATCGAAGAAGAAATGATCAAGTAACGATCAATCCTGCTTATTTTCGACAACTACCTATCTATCCTGCTGATGCTGAAACTCAAGCAGATTTAGTTGAGAAAGTCGATCGCATTCTCTCCAAAAACGCTCAACTCAATGAATTTCGAGAACAGGGTTATGTCATTCGTAAACAACGGGATGGCAATACACTAATTGAGATTCCCTACAATCGCCTTTTAGCCGAAGTTCAACAAGGAAATCCCAACTTTTCAACATTAACTTTGTTTGATGCGAAAGCCGCAGGGTTATTTACCATTCCCGATCGCTGTGATTTGCAAGTTTCGATAAGCAGCAATGTCTATACACCCGATCGCTATCCTACCAGTGTTGTATTACGCCATAACAAACTTTGGCTTGTCATTGAAGATGACAACATTCGTCGTTATCTCCTCGGCTACTTAAAACGTCCCCAATGGCAAGGCAAAACCTGGGATGAGATTAAAAATCAGGTGACTCTGCCCTATGAAGCCCCTGATCTCAACACCTTTTTTACCGCTGAACAGCAACGTCGCACCGAGATTCAAACTCTGCTCGATGAAGTTGCTCAGATCGATGCAGAAATTGACGAGAAGGTGTTGGATTTGTATGGGATTACCGAGCCAAGCGATCGCCAGCGAATTTTAGGTAGTGCATCAAGCTCTGAAGAGGATGAAACCGACGAGATCGAGGATACAGCGGAGAGCGGGAGTGAAGAGGTAGAGTAA
- the folE gene encoding GTP cyclohydrolase I FolE: MTLSISPDDIRKQTISTQAKSPVSEEEMRQAVRTLLLGMGEDPDREGLRDTPKRVVKALKFLTSGYHQSLDELLNGAVFHEDANEMVLVRDIDLFSSCEHHILPILGRAHVAYIPNGKVIGLSKIARICEMYARRLQVQERLTAQIADAIQGLLKPQGVAVVVEATHMCMVMRGVQKPGSWTVTSSMQGVFADDAKTRQEFMDLIRHRPSFH, translated from the coding sequence ATGACATTATCTATTTCACCGGACGATATCCGCAAGCAAACCATTAGCACTCAAGCCAAGTCTCCCGTTTCTGAAGAAGAAATGCGGCAAGCGGTTCGCACATTGCTATTGGGCATGGGTGAAGACCCCGATCGCGAAGGGCTTCGTGATACCCCCAAACGAGTAGTCAAAGCGCTCAAATTCTTAACCTCTGGCTACCACCAATCCCTAGATGAGTTGCTCAATGGGGCTGTTTTCCATGAAGATGCCAACGAAATGGTATTAGTGCGCGACATTGATTTGTTTAGTTCCTGTGAGCATCACATTCTACCGATTTTGGGACGTGCTCATGTAGCTTATATTCCCAATGGGAAAGTGATTGGCTTATCCAAAATTGCCCGAATTTGTGAAATGTATGCCCGTCGCTTGCAAGTACAGGAACGACTCACTGCACAAATTGCCGATGCTATTCAAGGATTGCTTAAACCGCAAGGGGTTGCCGTAGTCGTTGAAGCTACTCATATGTGTATGGTGATGCGGGGCGTGCAAAAACCCGGTTCTTGGACAGTGACAAGTTCGATGCAAGGCGTATTTGCCGACGATGCCAAAACCCGTCAGGAATTTATGGATTTGATTCGTCACAGACCATCCTTCCACTAA
- a CDS encoding CobW family GTP-binding protein yields the protein MLDTLATSSDKLPVTIITGFLGSGKTTLLNYILQNFDNYKVAVLVNEFGDINIDSQFLIGVEEDMIELTNGCICCTINDNLTEAVYRVLERRDRIDYLIVETTGVADPLPIALTFLGKDLRDLTQLDAILTLVDAETFISEALNSEAANRQLMYGDMILLNKIDLVAEADLNTIETHARAIKQGAKILRCEYGRVPLSLILDVNFSESGSSEQVLSAPQSGASNHLANDGFMSVSFQSDRPLAMKKFQQFLDYRLPDNVFRAKGVLWFAESPKRHLFQLSGKRFTIDDSEWTKTPKNQLVLIGRKLDPLFLQQTLNNCLTRQQV from the coding sequence ATGTTAGATACTCTTGCCACTTCATCTGATAAACTACCCGTAACTATCATTACAGGCTTTCTCGGCAGTGGTAAAACAACATTGTTGAATTACATCCTGCAAAATTTTGACAACTATAAAGTTGCTGTTTTAGTCAATGAGTTTGGCGATATCAACATAGACAGTCAGTTCTTGATTGGTGTTGAAGAAGACATGATCGAACTGACGAATGGCTGTATCTGCTGTACAATTAACGACAATCTGACAGAGGCAGTTTATCGAGTATTAGAACGACGCGATCGGATTGACTATCTGATTGTTGAAACCACAGGTGTGGCTGACCCGTTACCGATTGCGCTGACCTTTTTAGGAAAAGACTTGCGAGACCTAACTCAGTTGGATGCAATTTTAACGCTTGTGGATGCAGAAACATTTATATCTGAAGCATTAAACAGTGAAGCGGCAAATCGGCAACTCATGTATGGAGACATGATTTTGCTCAATAAAATTGATTTGGTTGCCGAGGCTGATCTCAACACCATAGAAACTCATGCTCGTGCTATTAAACAGGGAGCAAAAATTCTGCGATGTGAGTATGGTAGAGTTCCACTATCGCTAATTTTAGATGTTAATTTTTCTGAGTCAGGTTCCTCTGAGCAAGTGCTGAGTGCTCCCCAGTCAGGAGCATCAAATCATTTGGCAAACGATGGGTTTATGTCGGTGTCGTTTCAGAGCGATCGCCCGCTTGCCATGAAAAAATTTCAACAGTTCCTCGACTACCGACTGCCCGATAATGTGTTTCGAGCAAAGGGTGTTCTTTGGTTTGCCGAAAGCCCAAAACGTCACTTATTTCAACTGAGTGGCAAGCGATTCACCATTGATGACAGTGAGTGGACAAAAACTCCCAAAAATCAACTCGTGTTGATTGGACGTAAGCTTGACCCGCTTTTTTTGCAACAAACGCTGAATAACTGTCTAACTCGCCAACAGGTATGA
- the hisI gene encoding phosphoribosyl-AMP cyclohydrolase codes for MNQTMLWIEQLKFNERGLIPAIAQDYQDNTVLMMAWMNRESIQRTLETGEAHYWSRSRAELWHKGATSGHIQKVKAFYYDCDADTLLLKIEQVGNVACHTGARSCFFNSVSLPTIEFSGFCEQKKTWKLNRNL; via the coding sequence ATGAACCAGACTATGCTGTGGATAGAGCAATTAAAATTTAACGAGAGGGGACTGATTCCGGCGATCGCCCAGGACTATCAAGACAATACCGTTTTGATGATGGCTTGGATGAACCGCGAATCGATTCAGCGAACCTTAGAAACAGGAGAAGCTCATTACTGGAGCCGTTCGCGTGCAGAACTGTGGCATAAAGGTGCAACTTCTGGACACATTCAAAAAGTCAAAGCGTTTTATTACGATTGTGATGCCGATACACTTCTATTGAAAATTGAGCAGGTGGGTAATGTTGCCTGCCATACAGGGGCAAGAAGCTGTTTCTTTAATTCAGTTTCACTTCCAACGATTGAGTTCAGCGGATTTTGCGAGCAGAAGAAGACTTGGAAACTTAACCGAAACTTGTGA
- a CDS encoding CobW family GTP-binding protein, with translation MTSSLSELPLKRGMPVTIITGFLGSGKTTLLNHILSNCQNLKVAILVNEFGDINIDSQLLVSMDEDMVELSNGCICCTINDGLVDAVYNVLERDDRVDYMVIETTGVADPLPIILTFLGTELRDLTQLDSIITVVDAETFTPDHFDSEAAFKQIAYGDITILNKTDLADPDQIQNLEAYIRTVKECARILHSQHGKVPLPLILDVGYNNPEAYADLVQEEIEQSQHDRDHHSHDHHEDHTHHPHEHHHHHSHDHHEDHTHHPHEHHHHHSDHLDNDGFVSIAFESDRPFDVHKFESFLQEQLPQEVFRAKGILWFADSELRHIFQLSGPRFDIQAEEWRTSPSNQLVFIGRNLDAENLRQNLKHCLA, from the coding sequence ATGACATCTTCACTATCAGAACTGCCCCTCAAGCGAGGAATGCCTGTCACTATCATTACAGGGTTTCTCGGCAGTGGTAAAACTACTTTGCTGAATCATATTCTGAGCAATTGCCAGAATTTAAAAGTTGCGATTTTAGTGAATGAGTTTGGAGACATTAACATCGATAGCCAATTACTCGTATCAATGGATGAAGATATGGTGGAACTGAGTAATGGCTGTATTTGTTGTACGATTAATGATGGGTTGGTGGATGCGGTTTATAACGTGCTAGAGCGTGACGATCGTGTGGATTACATGGTAATTGAAACCACAGGCGTTGCTGACCCGCTGCCAATTATTCTGACGTTTTTGGGTACAGAATTACGCGACTTGACCCAACTCGATTCGATTATTACTGTTGTTGATGCCGAAACCTTTACGCCCGATCACTTCGATAGTGAAGCCGCCTTCAAGCAGATTGCCTACGGAGATATCACGATTTTGAACAAAACCGATCTAGCAGATCCAGATCAGATTCAGAACCTGGAGGCTTACATTCGCACCGTCAAAGAATGTGCCAGAATTCTTCATAGCCAGCATGGAAAGGTTCCACTACCGTTGATTCTGGATGTAGGTTACAACAATCCGGAAGCCTATGCTGATTTAGTTCAGGAAGAGATTGAGCAATCTCAGCACGATCGCGACCATCATTCGCACGATCATCATGAAGATCACACCCATCATCCCCATGAACACCATCATCACCATTCGCACGATCATCATGAAGATCACACCCATCATCCCCATGAACACCATCATCACCATTCCGATCATCTAGATAATGATGGATTTGTGTCGATCGCCTTTGAGAGCGATCGCCCTTTTGATGTCCACAAGTTTGAATCGTTCCTGCAAGAACAATTGCCCCAGGAAGTCTTCCGGGCAAAAGGAATCCTCTGGTTTGCTGACAGCGAGTTGCGCCATATCTTTCAACTGAGTGGTCCGCGCTTTGACATTCAGGCAGAAGAGTGGCGGACTTCACCCAGTAATCAACTTGTGTTTATTGGGCGCAATCTGGATGCAGAGAACCTGCGGCAAAACCTGAAGCATTGTCTTGCCTAA
- a CDS encoding metal ABC transporter permease — MPTELTRILELFQFPFMQRAMMGGILTGLMGGMLGSFTILRQLSFFSDALGHSALLGISIGLLLGLNPSVVLLPFAVVFALVVTYLLERTRLWTDALLNIIYSSSLAIAIITLSFVGQYKGGLNNLLFGDILAVREPDLVFSAGLLLVCTIFIGLTLRTQMLLTLHEPLAIARGVSVSAHRTAFIVLLSLVVGISIKAIGVLLVSAFVVIPACAARLLSRTFANYVVLSAGLGALSAVVGMVVSALFNLPSGPSIVATQLAIFLTTMALPRLRVLGHG; from the coding sequence ATGCCGACTGAACTCACCCGAATCCTCGAACTGTTCCAATTTCCCTTCATGCAACGCGCTATGATGGGTGGCATTCTCACCGGATTGATGGGGGGAATGCTGGGCAGTTTTACAATCTTGCGCCAGTTGTCTTTCTTCAGCGATGCATTGGGTCACTCGGCATTGTTAGGCATTAGCATCGGATTGCTTTTGGGGTTAAATCCCTCGGTAGTATTGCTACCTTTTGCGGTTGTATTTGCTTTGGTGGTGACGTACCTGCTGGAACGGACTCGCTTATGGACGGATGCTTTACTCAACATCATTTATTCCTCGTCATTGGCGATCGCCATCATTACGCTCAGCTTTGTTGGACAGTACAAAGGGGGACTGAATAATCTTTTGTTTGGCGATATTCTGGCAGTGCGAGAACCGGATTTAGTCTTTAGTGCGGGATTATTGCTGGTTTGTACCATCTTTATTGGGCTAACGTTGCGAACGCAAATGTTGTTGACGCTGCATGAACCACTGGCGATCGCTCGTGGCGTATCGGTTTCGGCTCATCGCACAGCATTTATTGTGCTGCTGTCGCTGGTCGTGGGAATCTCGATTAAGGCGATCGGGGTATTACTGGTGAGTGCATTTGTGGTGATTCCTGCCTGCGCTGCCCGGTTGCTGAGTCGTACATTTGCCAACTACGTGGTGCTATCGGCGGGGCTAGGAGCGTTGAGTGCGGTGGTTGGCATGGTGGTTTCTGCCCTTTTCAATTTACCGTCCGGTCCCAGTATTGTGGCAACCCAGTTGGCGATTTTTCTAACAACAATGGCATTACCTCGATTGCGTGTCTTGGGACATGGGTAA
- the cysS gene encoding cysteine--tRNA ligase, which yields MSLTLYNTLTRQKEPFKTIEPGKVTMYCCGVTVYDYCHLGHARSYIGWDVVRRYLQWRGYQVRYVQNFTDIDDKILNRARVEGSSMPEIADRYINAYFEDIRRLNVMDADEYPRVTQHIPAIVHLIQALETKGYAYAVNGDVYYNVQQFSEYGKLSGRKREQMQAGAGGRIDPGEAEDKKQDPFDFALWKAAKPGEPAWDSLWGKGRPGWHIECSAMIRARLGETIDIHGGGGDLVFPHHENEIAQSEVLTGKPLARYWLHNGMVRVNGEKMSKSLGNFTTIRDLLDGKWSEYPQPIDPMVVRLFVLQAHYRKPLDFTESAITAAVHGWQTLKDALNLDLAKCNLSPQATILDELDSQAIAKRSSEALIARFQAAMDDDFNTAAGLAVLFELAKSLKREFNQRCYQGSQELEDVHLRALSQTLIQFAGVLGLEVQAETLPVPEINVNWIESLLQQRHQARQEKRYAESDRIRNELQAVGITLIDGSDGQTRWHRS from the coding sequence ATGAGCCTCACTCTATACAACACATTGACTCGCCAAAAAGAGCCGTTCAAAACGATTGAACCCGGTAAAGTCACGATGTATTGCTGTGGGGTAACAGTATACGACTATTGCCATTTGGGTCATGCCCGGTCTTATATCGGCTGGGATGTAGTGCGGCGTTATTTGCAATGGCGGGGTTATCAAGTACGGTATGTGCAGAACTTTACCGATATTGATGACAAAATTTTGAATCGGGCTAGAGTTGAAGGCAGCTCGATGCCAGAAATTGCCGATCGCTACATCAATGCCTACTTTGAGGATATTCGGCGGTTGAACGTCATGGATGCGGATGAGTATCCCCGTGTCACCCAACATATCCCAGCGATTGTTCATCTCATCCAAGCACTGGAAACAAAAGGCTATGCTTACGCTGTGAATGGCGATGTTTACTACAACGTGCAGCAGTTTTCGGAGTATGGCAAACTCTCTGGACGAAAAAGAGAGCAGATGCAAGCTGGGGCAGGTGGACGCATTGACCCAGGCGAAGCAGAGGACAAAAAACAAGACCCTTTTGATTTTGCACTGTGGAAAGCTGCCAAACCAGGGGAGCCTGCGTGGGATTCTCTTTGGGGCAAAGGACGACCTGGGTGGCATATTGAATGCTCGGCAATGATTCGTGCCCGATTGGGTGAGACAATTGATATTCATGGCGGTGGGGGAGATTTGGTGTTTCCCCACCATGAAAATGAAATCGCTCAATCAGAAGTGCTAACAGGTAAGCCCTTGGCTCGATACTGGCTACACAATGGCATGGTGAGAGTGAATGGGGAGAAGATGTCTAAATCGTTAGGGAACTTTACGACCATTCGAGATTTGTTAGACGGTAAATGGTCAGAGTATCCGCAGCCGATTGATCCAATGGTCGTCAGGTTATTCGTTTTGCAAGCTCACTATCGTAAGCCCTTAGATTTTACTGAATCAGCCATTACCGCCGCTGTTCATGGCTGGCAAACCCTCAAAGATGCGCTGAATTTAGACTTAGCTAAATGCAATCTATCGCCACAAGCTACGATTCTTGATGAATTGGACTCACAGGCGATTGCGAAGCGCAGCAGCGAAGCGCTGATCGCCCGTTTTCAAGCGGCAATGGATGATGACTTTAATACGGCGGCTGGATTAGCGGTGTTGTTTGAGTTGGCAAAATCCCTAAAACGAGAGTTTAATCAGCGTTGCTATCAAGGGTCTCAGGAACTTGAGGATGTACACTTACGTGCTTTATCGCAGACGTTGATACAGTTTGCTGGGGTGTTGGGTTTAGAGGTTCAAGCCGAAACCTTACCTGTACCAGAGATTAATGTGAATTGGATTGAATCGCTACTGCAACAACGGCATCAAGCACGCCAAGAAAAACGCTATGCCGAGAGCGATCGCATCCGTAATGAACTGCAAGCAGTGGGCATTACCTTGATTGACGGGTCTGATGGACAAACCCGTTGGCATCGCTCTTGA
- a CDS encoding ribulose bisphosphate carboxylase small subunit — MYNIPAPPTPWSQQLAEPTIDATVYIHPLTNVIGDVRIGEQVHIAPGVSIRADEGMPFYIGTNVNIQDGAVIHGLEQGRVIGDDGQLYSVWISDNASITHMALIHGPAYVGNGCFIGFRSTVFNARIGDGCIVMSHALIENVEIPAGKYIASGSIITNPQQADHLPNVQEVDSEFARHVVSINQKLRQGYLCAEDEVCIATLRNEPNGPPTVQPGSSNGHRPSSRFDAQAIAWIRDVLSQKFYIGVEQADTRRFRANSWSDCGVIKVTQEEEAIAAVAQLLQRYPHQYVRLFSINPGTRQRGSGLVIQQPLEK; from the coding sequence ATGTACAACATCCCTGCCCCACCAACCCCCTGGTCACAACAACTCGCTGAGCCAACCATAGATGCCACCGTCTATATCCACCCTCTGACCAACGTGATTGGGGATGTGCGGATTGGAGAGCAGGTTCACATTGCTCCCGGTGTCTCGATTCGAGCCGACGAAGGAATGCCGTTTTATATTGGTACGAATGTGAACATTCAAGATGGAGCGGTGATTCACGGATTGGAACAGGGACGAGTCATCGGGGATGATGGACAGCTTTACTCCGTGTGGATTAGCGATAACGCTTCGATTACGCACATGGCTTTAATTCACGGCCCTGCTTACGTGGGAAACGGTTGCTTTATTGGCTTCCGTTCAACTGTATTTAACGCTCGTATTGGGGATGGTTGTATCGTTATGTCCCATGCACTAATCGAGAATGTAGAAATTCCGGCGGGCAAATATATCGCATCTGGCTCAATCATTACCAACCCCCAACAAGCCGATCATTTACCCAATGTGCAAGAAGTAGATTCAGAGTTTGCCCGTCATGTAGTGAGCATTAATCAAAAACTGCGTCAGGGCTATCTCTGTGCCGAAGATGAGGTTTGCATCGCCACCCTTCGCAATGAACCAAACGGACCCCCAACCGTTCAGCCTGGTTCTAGCAATGGACATCGCCCATCCTCGCGCTTCGATGCTCAAGCGATCGCCTGGATTCGAGATGTGTTGAGCCAGAAGTTTTATATTGGGGTGGAACAGGCGGATACACGACGATTTCGAGCAAATTCCTGGTCAGATTGTGGCGTGATTAAAGTGACGCAGGAAGAGGAGGCGATCGCCGCAGTAGCACAACTTCTACAACGTTATCCACATCAATATGTGCGTCTGTTTAGCATCAATCCTGGGACTCGACAGCGAGGTAGTGGTTTAGTGATTCAACAGCCTTTGGAGAAGTGA